Proteins encoded together in one Telopea speciosissima isolate NSW1024214 ecotype Mountain lineage chromosome 6, Tspe_v1, whole genome shotgun sequence window:
- the LOC122665099 gene encoding NAC domain-containing protein 100 produces the protein MEDNLPPGFRFHPTDEELITYYLTRKVSDVHFSSRAITDVDLNKCEPWDLPGKATMGEKEWYFFSLRDRKYPTGLRTNRATDAGHWKTTGKDKEIFHSGVLVGLKKTLVFYKGRAPKGEKSNWVMHEYRLETQFAYKATKEEWVVCRVFQKSSTGKKPLSDPTSSNPSLESPCEATTMVNDQLGEVELQHLNNLVNSSSCLGAMSTNINAINNNNNSNNDNYLGTNLNNWISARETTNHPLLSWPSSLLGSNVSMDSMILRALQIAGYQSREATTVGGLSSIMAQGNDARLMSDSNSKLTATASSMIMDSVQQQPFNLDSLW, from the exons ATGGAAGATAACCTACCTCCTGGTTTTAGGTTTCATCCAACTGATGAAGAGCTCATAACTTATTACCTGACTCGTAAAGTTTCTGATGTTCACTTTTCTTCAAGAGCCATCACTGATGTTGATCTCAATAAATGTGAACCTTGGGACCTTCCAG GAAAGGCTACAATGGGGGAGAAAGAGTGGTATTTCTTTAGCTTGAgagacagaaaatacccaactGGTCTTCGAACCAATCGAGCTACAGATGCAGGACATTGGAAAACTACAGGGAAGGATAAAGAGATATTCCATTCTGGAGTCCTAGTAGGgttgaagaaaaccctggttTTTTACAAAGGTAGAGCTCCTAAGGGTGAGAAAAGCAACTGGGTAATGCATGAATATCGGCTTGAAACCCAATTTGCATACAAGGCTACTAAG GAGGAATGGGTAGTTTGTAGGGTCTTTCAGAAGAGCTCCACGGGGAAAAAACCACTTTCGGATCCGACCTCATCGAACCCATCTCTTGAATCTCCTTGTGAGGCAACTACAATGGTGAATGATCAGCTAGGAGAGGTTGAATTACAACATTTGAATAATCTAGTGAATTCTTCAAGCTGTTTGGGTGCTATGTCTACCAATATTAATGCCAtaaataacaacaacaatagcaACAATGATAACTATTTGGGTACAAACTTGAATAATTGGATTTCTGCAAGAGAAACAACAAACCATCCATTACTATCTTGGCCTTCAAGTTTGCTTGGTTCAAATGTTTCAATGGATTCAATGATTTTGAGAGCACTTCAGATAGCTGGTTATCAATCAAGAGAAGCTACTACTGTTGGTGGATTAAGCTCTATTATGGCACAAGGGAATGATGCTCGTTTAATGTCTGATTCAAATTCGAAACTCACAGCTACTGCTTCCTCCATGATTATGGATTCTGTGCAGCAACAACCATTCAATCTGGATTCTCTTTGGTGA